The proteins below come from a single Cylindrospermopsis raciborskii Cr2010 genomic window:
- a CDS encoding ArnT family glycosyltransferase codes for MKIHKWAIAILLWGFVFRMTCAIYLNTGLDEAYYYLYTQNLDWSYFDHPPLVAFTTGIGVWLTGEVTPFTIRIGGVVLYTGTLIFSYLASRKLFGDRVATLTLVILTTIPIFQIAFGILTLPDNALMFFWSICLWLCATEFFPSGESYDPIYDTRPYRPTYKLALVGLLVGLSFLGKYHGALLGCGLVLFCLISNRYRCALFSIWTLVAVVLFLIAISPVLYWNSQHEWTSFRFQSGRAVPSVGYNLERLLVTILVGIGYLFPTFGFPIWWTSFRTFWEWLPFNKSQTPSNYAHTKNIEPEAIMINQLAHDLVVQKRLLILCVSMPIFFGFTFMGGFIQILPSWHMPGFFGATLLLGERAALVQVKRPKFIRNWLWGSGMVILPLLLISLLHIHWGIAQKGGNVAIAGGFWEAKDDPSTQMIDIEQLRQAFLDSPDLKAELEKADFVFSNNFFVAGQVGMAIEPLGKKVTCFDEDLRGFAYWSQATDFVGKTSLYVTSEQFMMDEHFPQPLDKYKGYFKSLEKIADIAIKRGGQAVQIFPVYRASPMLKPYPRPYG; via the coding sequence GTGAAAATTCATAAATGGGCGATCGCCATATTATTGTGGGGTTTTGTTTTTCGGATGACTTGTGCGATCTATCTCAATACAGGCCTTGACGAAGCTTACTATTACCTGTATACCCAAAATCTCGACTGGAGCTATTTCGATCATCCGCCCCTTGTCGCTTTTACTACAGGAATAGGCGTATGGCTGACAGGTGAAGTGACACCATTTACGATCAGAATTGGTGGAGTTGTACTGTATACAGGAACCCTAATTTTTTCCTATTTAGCTAGTCGCAAACTATTTGGTGATCGCGTCGCCACATTAACTTTAGTAATTTTGACGACTATTCCGATTTTCCAAATTGCCTTTGGGATTCTCACACTACCAGACAACGCCTTAATGTTTTTCTGGAGTATCTGTTTGTGGCTGTGTGCTACTGAATTTTTTCCCTCTGGTGAGTCCTATGACCCTATTTATGACACAAGGCCCTATAGACCCACTTATAAACTTGCGCTTGTTGGCTTGCTAGTGGGCCTATCATTTTTAGGGAAGTATCATGGAGCATTGCTAGGCTGCGGCTTAGTTTTGTTTTGCCTGATTAGTAATCGATACCGTTGCGCTCTATTCTCCATCTGGACATTGGTAGCAGTCGTGCTATTTCTCATTGCCATTTCCCCCGTGCTGTATTGGAACTCACAGCATGAATGGACTTCTTTTCGATTCCAAAGTGGTCGTGCAGTTCCTTCTGTTGGCTATAATCTGGAACGTCTTTTAGTCACAATTTTAGTGGGGATTGGCTATCTATTTCCTACTTTTGGCTTTCCAATCTGGTGGACAAGTTTCCGTACCTTTTGGGAGTGGTTACCCTTCAATAAATCTCAAACCCCTTCTAATTATGCTCATACTAAGAACATAGAACCAGAGGCGATCATGATAAATCAGCTTGCTCATGATCTAGTGGTTCAAAAGCGCTTGCTGATATTATGTGTGTCGATGCCAATCTTCTTTGGTTTTACCTTTATGGGTGGCTTTATCCAAATCCTTCCCTCATGGCATATGCCCGGATTTTTTGGGGCCACACTTTTGTTAGGCGAACGTGCAGCATTAGTGCAAGTCAAGCGTCCCAAATTTATCCGCAATTGGCTTTGGGGTTCGGGAATGGTAATTTTGCCACTGTTGCTCATTAGCTTGCTCCATATCCATTGGGGTATCGCGCAGAAGGGAGGCAATGTGGCGATCGCCGGCGGATTCTGGGAAGCTAAGGATGATCCTTCCACGCAAATGATTGATATTGAACAGTTACGACAAGCATTTTTGGATTCACCTGACTTAAAAGCGGAATTAGAAAAAGCAGATTTTGTCTTTAGCAATAATTTCTTTGTAGCGGGACAAGTGGGTATGGCGATTGAGCCTCTCGGCAAAAAAGTGACCTGTTTCGACGAGGATTTGAGAGGTTTTGCTTATTGGAGTCAGGCCACAGATTTTGTTGGCAAAACTTCTCTGTATGTCACTTCTGAGCAGTTTATGATGGATGAGCACTTTCCGCAACCGCTAGATAAATATAAAGGTTACTTTAAATCCTTAGAAAAGATTGCTGATATCGCCATTAAGCGAGGTGGGCAAGCTGTTCAGATTTTCCCAGTCTATCGTGCTTCCCCCATGCTCAAACCCTATCCCAGACCCTATGGTTAA
- a CDS encoding acyl-CoA thioesterase, which yields MSNTTSGQGTLPPASAIDKLTKNEVDTWFDYPIRVQPHHTDYAGLVWHGTYLTWMEEARVECLRSFGVDYADLVALGCDLPVVELSIRYHISLQLGNMALVKTRMLEVTGVRINWDYKIVSLDNQELCVTAQVSLVALDRERGKIMRQLPATFQEVIAKIAASYK from the coding sequence ATGAGCAACACAACATCAGGTCAAGGAACTTTACCACCAGCAAGTGCAATTGACAAGTTAACAAAGAATGAAGTTGATACCTGGTTTGACTATCCCATCAGAGTACAACCTCATCATACGGATTATGCAGGATTAGTTTGGCATGGTACATACTTAACTTGGATGGAGGAGGCACGAGTAGAGTGTTTACGCTCCTTTGGTGTTGATTATGCTGATTTGGTAGCCTTGGGGTGTGATCTACCAGTTGTAGAACTGTCTATACGCTATCATATATCACTACAATTAGGGAATATGGCTTTGGTCAAAACCCGCATGTTAGAAGTTACAGGTGTGCGAATCAACTGGGACTATAAAATTGTCTCCCTTGATAATCAGGAATTATGTGTAACTGCTCAAGTAAGTTTAGTAGCATTAGATAGGGAAAGGGGTAAAATTATGCGTCAGTTACCCGCCACATTCCAGGAGGTGATCGCTAAAATTGCGGCATCTTATAAGTAG
- a CDS encoding ArnT family glycosyltransferase, whose translation MLKFPRQSQIEMGDKWIVLGLLFLSLTLWLVGLGNLPLRDWDEGTYGIVAREIYRTGNWFYPTLQRSPFLLKPPLMQWLIAICYHLGGVGEFTTRFPAAFLTALGVPLIYLIGRLVFLKTPPALFSSLVYLTLLPVVRHGRLAMLDGMAISFFLMLLFCVLKARDNKRYAIGIGFCLGLVTLTKGMLVMVFVLISGTFVIANKQLDLLRNPYFWIGIFLGNFPALGWYIAQWQHYGDTFLKVHFEDQAFDRLGTAVEGNTGPVWYYLLEIIKYGFPWLLFFPGGLYLSWKNRQTPWGSLVFIGTVIYFTIVSLMSTKLPWYIMPIYPFLALAVGVNLSYTWEEHSLGKFLKTPLTIKFLIGFFIFLSVAGVGGCIYFSLFDRQVPLILMSVVLTISMVITSWFISQHSRQFIPVLFGGMYLVLTLLMISQSWVWELNEKFPVQPVAGLIRQHIPAGQKIYTSFPDSRPSLDFYSDCQIIPTSLGDLVDKFSSHSFLLVNEEDLGKINLKNSRVLGKSQGFRLIAPTSPSSSTNKL comes from the coding sequence ATGTTAAAATTTCCAAGACAATCTCAAATAGAAATGGGTGACAAATGGATAGTGCTAGGATTATTATTCCTCTCACTGACCTTATGGCTAGTAGGTTTAGGGAACCTACCATTAAGAGACTGGGATGAGGGAACATACGGTATAGTTGCTAGAGAAATTTACCGTACTGGTAACTGGTTTTATCCCACCTTACAGAGGTCTCCTTTTTTGCTCAAACCCCCTTTAATGCAATGGTTAATAGCCATCTGTTATCACCTAGGGGGAGTGGGAGAATTTACAACCAGATTTCCCGCAGCGTTTTTAACTGCTTTAGGAGTTCCCCTAATCTACTTAATTGGGAGATTAGTGTTTTTAAAAACCCCACCAGCTTTATTTTCCAGCCTAGTTTATTTAACATTATTACCAGTGGTACGTCATGGTAGACTGGCAATGTTAGACGGAATGGCAATTTCCTTTTTTCTAATGCTTTTATTCTGTGTTTTAAAAGCAAGAGATAATAAAAGATATGCTATTGGCATAGGATTTTGTCTAGGGTTAGTTACTCTGACAAAGGGTATGTTGGTAATGGTATTTGTGCTAATTAGTGGGACATTTGTCATTGCTAATAAACAACTAGATCTACTGAGAAACCCATACTTTTGGATAGGGATATTTTTAGGGAATTTTCCTGCTTTAGGTTGGTATATAGCCCAATGGCAACATTATGGTGATACCTTTCTCAAGGTGCATTTTGAAGATCAGGCTTTTGATAGACTAGGAACAGCAGTGGAGGGTAATACTGGCCCTGTTTGGTATTATTTACTGGAGATAATTAAATATGGTTTTCCCTGGCTGTTATTTTTCCCCGGAGGATTATATTTAAGTTGGAAAAACCGTCAAACTCCTTGGGGATCTTTAGTATTTATTGGTACGGTCATTTATTTTACTATAGTTTCTTTAATGAGTACCAAATTACCTTGGTATATCATGCCCATATATCCATTTTTGGCTTTGGCAGTTGGTGTTAATTTAAGTTATACCTGGGAGGAACATAGTCTTGGTAAGTTTTTAAAAACCCCATTAACAATTAAATTTTTAATAGGATTTTTTATATTTTTATCAGTTGCTGGTGTGGGGGGTTGTATTTATTTTAGTTTATTTGACCGCCAGGTTCCATTGATTCTTATGAGCGTGGTGTTGACAATCAGTATGGTTATCACATCGTGGTTTATTTCTCAGCACAGTCGTCAATTTATCCCGGTTTTATTTGGGGGAATGTATTTGGTTTTAACACTGCTGATGATTTCCCAATCTTGGGTGTGGGAATTGAATGAAAAATTCCCTGTCCAACCAGTAGCAGGTTTAATTCGTCAACATATTCCAGCGGGGCAAAAAATATATACTTCTTTTCCTGATAGTCGTCCCAGTTTGGATTTCTATAGTGATTGTCAGATTATCCCCACCTCTCTTGGGGATTTAGTAGATAAGTTTTCTTCTCACTCTTTTTTGTTAGTGAATGAAGAGGATTTAGGTAAAATCAACTTAAAAAATAGTCGAGTCCTAGGAAAATCCCAAGGATTTAGATTAATTGCGCCAACGAGTCCAAGTTCATCTACCAATAAACTATGA
- a CDS encoding DUF2839 domain-containing protein has product MGEAKRRKNTMGENYGQETPILPWVPITKSQAELFVKITTRGAWIGIGTMVAIWVTIRFIGPAFGWWQVVD; this is encoded by the coding sequence ATGGGTGAAGCAAAACGTCGGAAAAATACCATGGGGGAGAACTATGGACAAGAAACCCCCATATTGCCATGGGTTCCCATTACTAAGTCTCAAGCAGAACTTTTTGTGAAAATAACCACTCGCGGAGCATGGATTGGTATTGGAACTATGGTAGCTATATGGGTGACTATCCGTTTTATCGGACCCGCTTTTGGATGGTGGCAAGTAGTGGATTAG
- a CDS encoding DMT family transporter produces MSPQEFTLLLFSVLISVTGQFLLKTGALKLGKVHAGNFITHILNMITVPELLLGLACYGVGAIAYILLLTRVNLSIAGPAVSVGYIFSVMIGLLVFKESMPLTRILGLGFIVTGVILLVRPN; encoded by the coding sequence GTGTCACCTCAAGAATTTACTTTACTCCTGTTCTCTGTTCTCATTAGTGTTACCGGACAATTTCTCCTGAAAACAGGAGCCCTGAAACTAGGTAAGGTTCACGCGGGGAACTTTATTACTCATATTCTCAACATGATTACTGTCCCCGAACTATTGTTGGGACTCGCATGTTATGGTGTGGGAGCAATAGCATATATTTTACTGCTTACCCGCGTTAATCTCAGTATCGCTGGTCCCGCTGTCTCCGTGGGTTATATTTTTTCAGTAATGATAGGTCTTCTGGTGTTTAAAGAATCTATGCCTCTTACCCGTATATTAGGATTGGGTTTTATTGTCACAGGAGTAATATTATTGGTTAGACCTAATTGA
- a CDS encoding mannosyltransferase family protein, with translation MTKGQFAGYKPINHKLFSYNFISNYLGRDNIYFPVVVWLLSRLMIWAGMLLIAPSISITDNSVFEHGTWSIFDAWDSVHYRAIATSGYEFYPDGQQYNLAFFPMFPLTIWVLMKLGLPFEIAGLLINNLSFLGAVYLLYFWVKKHCSLRIAQWTIIVICCCPMSMFTGVIYTEGLYLLFSIGCLRAFDEEKYSLTAFWGAMATATRPTGMALIPALLLTAWRQRRGKIAYFTSLLTATGLILFSIYCAINFHDPLAFIAAQKGWRPSLGFDWQGWLNMLMQIILGRNWNFGWVWNDDGGIRDPWYPVFFGFMVYGTVTLWLRQKYWHPFMIYLVYTTLAVLLILVDQRVINNLLNVLMVVGGSYLVWHFRRKLTPVMVIYSLCGVGLLLASGGTISLSRLAYGIVPLSIAIGAWLSRFPRQAYLSVGLFVVLLFRLAIGFAQHHWVG, from the coding sequence ATGACCAAGGGTCAATTTGCCGGTTACAAACCAATTAATCACAAGCTGTTTAGTTACAACTTCATTAGTAATTATCTTGGTAGGGATAACATATATTTCCCTGTAGTTGTATGGCTATTGAGTCGGCTCATGATTTGGGCAGGAATGTTGCTAATTGCACCTAGCATATCAATAACGGATAACAGCGTTTTTGAGCATGGTACATGGAGTATTTTTGACGCTTGGGACAGTGTGCATTATCGGGCGATCGCCACTAGTGGTTACGAGTTTTACCCTGATGGTCAACAATATAATCTAGCTTTTTTTCCTATGTTTCCCCTAACCATTTGGGTTTTAATGAAACTCGGGTTACCTTTTGAAATAGCTGGTTTATTAATCAACAATTTGTCTTTTTTAGGAGCGGTTTACCTATTATATTTTTGGGTTAAAAAACATTGTAGTTTAAGGATAGCGCAATGGACAATTATAGTCATTTGTTGTTGTCCCATGTCCATGTTTACGGGGGTAATTTACACAGAAGGATTATATTTATTATTCAGCATTGGTTGTTTAAGAGCTTTTGATGAAGAAAAATATAGCTTAACTGCCTTTTGGGGAGCTATGGCAACTGCTACACGTCCTACGGGAATGGCTTTAATTCCTGCTTTATTGCTGACTGCTTGGAGACAAAGGCGGGGTAAAATAGCCTATTTTACCAGTTTGTTAACTGCTACTGGGTTAATATTATTTAGCATATATTGTGCGATTAATTTTCATGATCCCTTAGCCTTTATTGCTGCTCAAAAAGGATGGCGACCATCTCTTGGTTTTGATTGGCAAGGTTGGTTAAATATGTTGATGCAAATTATTTTGGGGAGAAATTGGAATTTTGGGTGGGTATGGAACGATGATGGAGGAATTAGGGATCCTTGGTATCCCGTATTTTTTGGTTTTATGGTTTATGGCACAGTCACTTTGTGGTTGCGGCAAAAATATTGGCATCCCTTCATGATATATTTGGTTTATACCACATTAGCAGTGTTATTGATTTTAGTGGATCAGAGGGTGATCAACAATTTGCTCAATGTTTTAATGGTGGTAGGTGGTAGTTATTTAGTGTGGCATTTTCGTCGCAAACTCACACCTGTCATGGTCATTTATAGTTTGTGTGGAGTCGGTTTATTATTAGCTTCTGGAGGAACCATCTCTTTAAGTCGTCTAGCTTATGGTATTGTTCCTTTAAGCATTGCTATTGGTGCTTGGTTGTCCCGATTTCCCCGTCAAGCTTATCTATCTGTCGGTTTATTTGTGGTTTTACTCTTTAGGTTAGCTATAGGATTCGCTCAACATCATTGGGTGGGTTAA
- a CDS encoding RNA polymerase sigma factor, which translates to MQIPSFPETNHPLVKSLFEQTDQELLNLFQRYPDSGRYFTAIFARYHPIVYTLIQHSAKSPVQADYLFALTWQQIYYEMRELSLEQPITEKEALSLQNWLINMTAFCINRISVPPAEAIHYSIKETSPPLWCYLQQALDKLPPVLRVVLLMARTFHWSETRIAAYLQAEGENISIVQVSDLLQQSYQMLEEKLDPDIRDIYLEDGRN; encoded by the coding sequence GTGCAAATTCCCTCCTTTCCCGAAACCAATCACCCCTTGGTGAAATCCTTATTTGAGCAAACCGATCAAGAACTATTAAACCTATTTCAGCGCTATCCTGATAGTGGTCGGTACTTCACAGCCATATTTGCCCGTTATCATCCTATAGTTTACACTCTGATTCAACACTCAGCGAAATCTCCCGTTCAAGCAGACTATTTATTTGCCCTGACTTGGCAACAGATATACTATGAAATGAGGGAACTTTCTCTAGAGCAACCAATAACCGAGAAAGAAGCATTAAGCCTGCAAAACTGGTTAATTAACATGACTGCCTTTTGCATTAATCGAATCAGCGTACCACCAGCAGAAGCAATTCATTACTCCATAAAAGAAACCTCACCTCCGCTTTGGTGCTATTTACAGCAGGCACTGGATAAACTACCACCTGTTCTACGCGTAGTTTTACTGATGGCGCGAACCTTCCATTGGAGTGAAACCCGGATTGCCGCTTATTTACAAGCAGAGGGAGAAAATATTTCTATAGTACAGGTAAGCGATTTATTACAACAGAGCTACCAGATGTTAGAAGAAAAATTAGACCCTGATATTCGAGATATTTATTTAGAAGATGGGAGAAATTAA
- a CDS encoding glycosyltransferase family 2 protein yields the protein MHSPIYSLVVPIYNEEENIEEMYRRLSNVMAQLQGEVELILIDDGSRDQSLTMIRKLHHHDSRVRYLSLARNFGHQIAVTAGLNFVQGQAIIVMDADLQDPPELILSMIDKWHEGYQVVYAQRISRHKETWFKRLTAYLFYRLLQRLAKVTIPVDTGDFCLMDKQVVDILNGMPERNRYIRGLRAWVGFKQTSVMFERSPRYAGKVKYTFSKSLSLAIDGIISFSTVPLRLATYLGIISATVALIMIFLVLYWRIFAPVSQLIGYSLITIAIFFLGSVQLICIGILGEYIGRIYEEVKARPLYTLKETGGFDPLNI from the coding sequence ATCCACTCCCCCATCTACTCCTTAGTTGTCCCCATTTACAATGAAGAGGAAAACATTGAAGAAATGTACCGCCGTCTGAGCAATGTAATGGCCCAGTTGCAAGGCGAAGTTGAACTGATTTTAATAGATGATGGTAGTCGAGACCAGTCTTTGACCATGATTCGAAAACTACATCATCATGATAGTCGAGTTCGCTACTTGAGTCTAGCTAGAAATTTTGGTCATCAGATCGCGGTTACCGCAGGATTGAACTTTGTTCAGGGTCAAGCCATTATTGTTATGGATGCTGATCTGCAAGACCCACCTGAATTAATCCTTTCTATGATTGATAAATGGCATGAAGGATATCAGGTGGTTTATGCTCAACGCATATCCCGTCATAAAGAAACTTGGTTCAAACGTCTCACAGCATACCTATTTTATCGCCTTTTACAACGTCTAGCTAAAGTAACCATTCCTGTAGATACGGGAGACTTTTGCCTAATGGATAAACAAGTCGTAGATATTCTCAATGGGATGCCAGAACGTAACCGCTATATTCGTGGTTTACGTGCTTGGGTAGGATTTAAACAAACATCTGTAATGTTTGAAAGAAGTCCCCGCTATGCAGGAAAAGTTAAATATACCTTTAGTAAGTCCCTCTCTCTAGCAATTGATGGTATTATTTCATTTTCTACTGTTCCATTAAGACTCGCAACTTATCTGGGCATTATTTCAGCTACTGTGGCTTTAATCATGATATTCCTGGTTCTATACTGGCGAATCTTTGCTCCTGTTTCCCAATTAATCGGGTACAGTCTGATTACAATTGCTATATTTTTCCTGGGATCAGTACAGCTGATTTGTATCGGGATTTTGGGAGAATATATTGGTAGGATTTATGAGGAAGTTAAAGCTCGTCCTTTGTATACCTTAAAAGAAACTGGTGGTTTTGACCCGCTAAATATCTAA
- a CDS encoding DUF1815 family protein encodes MFLRLAYEHRQFVQELVMNLQALAMVLERKGYPASCYTCGDQMNSASFMVGLGNNHLIRFLVSDYGITWTEMRDDRELMKLEGAEAIQQLQELANLVKQSIEPCTNQKALIRK; translated from the coding sequence ATGTTTCTGAGACTAGCATACGAACATAGACAATTTGTGCAAGAGTTGGTAATGAACTTACAAGCTCTGGCCATGGTTCTAGAACGCAAGGGTTACCCAGCTTCTTGCTACACCTGTGGGGATCAAATGAACAGTGCTTCATTTATGGTGGGTTTGGGGAATAATCACCTCATCCGCTTTCTGGTGTCTGACTATGGGATTACCTGGACCGAAATGAGGGATGACCGGGAATTGATGAAGTTAGAAGGAGCGGAAGCAATCCAACAATTACAAGAACTAGCTAATCTGGTTAAACAGTCTATAGAACCTTGTACAAATCAGAAAGCTCTAATTAGGAAGTAA
- a CDS encoding helicase C-terminal domain-containing protein, with product MIEAEVHLSLHNFLRSQVGFPTWPHHLTMARLVARAFRLGRSALIQVGALCGYQGRYRTSFIASALMWPGPVIIVALPEIQQRLLKIEIPRLEQWLGTTKSIRVGDVWPDPDFKGLLLTSPQAWLKEQLSNEHVGFPPHIPTIIDGVDDLEDWVRNQLTQNLDPQSWDQLIWACPHQADLIREVRVKLTHELFQHPENPYHCYLICQREIEILQTLFSALNPDHLPAIWRSFQACFYNAIDNSVTPVGLTSSLFWATVARRQGLFYLHCAPVELATKLAPIWQRQPVVLIGSALEPETEAPLFRQGLGLVDVTCLKFSSDNHSEAIQLYVPHKLPLPNTPEFQSSFIHQVRTLICLSTTALGLTVVLVGDVPLKSRVAAILAADFGSRVQVEKTCLDDNGILVSGWEFWRSHQSVLPAPQLLIIATLPLPSLENPLVAGRVAYYKRSHQDWFRLYLLPTALSELQRALAPVRESQGIVALLDSRVVNRSYGSQILACLSPRARLDYLDPSLFSSHTPENY from the coding sequence GTGATTGAGGCTGAGGTTCATTTGTCATTACATAATTTCCTGCGCTCCCAGGTGGGTTTTCCAACTTGGCCTCATCACCTAACGATGGCAAGGTTGGTAGCTAGGGCTTTTCGTTTGGGACGTAGTGCTTTAATTCAAGTTGGAGCTCTTTGTGGTTATCAAGGAAGATACCGAACAAGTTTTATTGCCTCCGCTTTAATGTGGCCTGGTCCAGTAATTATCGTAGCATTACCAGAAATCCAGCAAAGATTGCTCAAGATAGAAATACCTCGTCTTGAACAGTGGTTAGGAACAACTAAATCTATTAGAGTAGGTGATGTTTGGCCTGATCCCGATTTTAAAGGTTTACTACTAACCTCTCCTCAAGCGTGGCTAAAAGAGCAGTTGAGTAATGAACATGTTGGTTTCCCTCCCCATATTCCTACTATTATTGATGGTGTAGACGATCTAGAAGATTGGGTACGTAATCAGCTGACCCAAAACCTTGATCCCCAGTCCTGGGATCAGCTAATATGGGCTTGTCCCCACCAAGCGGATTTAATCCGGGAAGTGAGGGTAAAATTAACTCATGAATTGTTTCAGCATCCAGAAAATCCATACCACTGTTATCTAATTTGCCAACGGGAAATTGAAATTTTACAAACTCTGTTTTCTGCTTTAAATCCTGACCATCTCCCAGCTATATGGCGTAGTTTTCAGGCATGTTTCTACAACGCTATTGATAATTCCGTAACACCTGTTGGTCTGACTTCTTCCCTTTTTTGGGCCACTGTTGCTCGTCGTCAAGGTCTATTTTATTTACATTGTGCACCCGTAGAATTAGCGACGAAATTAGCACCAATTTGGCAACGACAACCGGTGGTGTTAATTGGTAGTGCTTTGGAACCAGAAACGGAAGCACCCCTGTTTCGCCAGGGATTGGGTTTAGTAGATGTAACTTGTTTGAAGTTCTCCAGTGACAATCACAGTGAAGCTATTCAACTTTATGTACCCCATAAGTTACCTTTGCCCAATACACCGGAATTTCAATCTTCGTTTATTCATCAAGTCCGCACCCTGATTTGTTTGAGTACCACGGCTTTGGGTCTAACTGTAGTGTTGGTCGGTGACGTACCTCTCAAAAGTAGAGTAGCAGCGATTTTGGCTGCTGACTTCGGTTCACGAGTTCAAGTGGAAAAAACTTGTTTGGATGATAATGGTATTCTGGTTAGTGGTTGGGAATTTTGGCGATCGCACCAGAGTGTTTTGCCTGCACCCCAGTTATTGATTATTGCTACTTTACCCCTACCATCCTTAGAGAACCCTTTAGTAGCTGGTAGGGTGGCTTATTACAAGCGATCGCACCAGGACTGGTTTAGACTGTACCTACTACCCACTGCGCTGAGTGAGTTACAACGGGCCCTAGCTCCGGTGAGAGAAAGTCAGGGGATAGTGGCCTTATTAGATAGTCGTGTGGTCAATCGTAGTTATGGATCCCAGATTCTTGCTTGTCTTAGCCCTCGAGCACGCTTAGACTATCTTGATCCCAGTCTTTTTTCTTCCCATACTCCAGAAAACTATTGA
- the dxr gene encoding 1-deoxy-D-xylulose-5-phosphate reductoisomerase, whose amino-acid sequence MKAITLLGSTGSIGTQTLDIVSEHPDKFRIVGLAAGRNVELFAAQIRQFRPQIAAISCADKLQELEEAIKDIYPQPILLSGEAGVVEVARYGDSQTVVTGIVGCAGLLPTIAAIEAGKDIALANKETLIAGGPVVLPLVQKHGVKLLPADSEHSAIFQCLQGVPPAGLKKILLTASGGAFRDWPVEQLPTVKVADALKHPNWSMGKKITVDSATLMNKGLEVIEAHYLFGMNYNDIEIVIHPQSIIHSLIELQDTSVLAQLGWPDMRLPLLYALSWPERIYTNWQRLDLVKCGTLTFREPDHHKYPCMGLAYSAGRAGGSMPAVLNAANEQAVALFLEEKIGYLDIARCIELVCDRHQNQSHPSLEDILVADRWARQEVIKATENFSIQPQFISVR is encoded by the coding sequence GTGAAAGCTATAACTCTTCTAGGTTCTACTGGTTCTATTGGTACTCAGACCTTAGATATCGTTTCTGAGCATCCAGACAAGTTTCGCATAGTTGGTCTTGCTGCTGGACGTAATGTAGAGTTATTTGCAGCGCAAATCCGCCAGTTTCGTCCCCAAATAGCTGCTATCTCCTGTGCTGATAAGTTACAGGAGCTGGAGGAAGCTATCAAAGATATCTACCCCCAACCTATTTTACTATCCGGGGAAGCAGGTGTGGTGGAAGTCGCTCGTTATGGTGACTCCCAAACGGTAGTTACTGGAATCGTCGGTTGTGCGGGTTTACTCCCCACTATCGCTGCTATTGAAGCGGGTAAGGATATTGCTCTAGCAAATAAAGAAACTTTAATTGCTGGTGGCCCAGTGGTTTTACCCCTAGTACAAAAACACGGGGTCAAGTTATTACCTGCTGATTCGGAACATTCCGCTATTTTTCAATGCTTACAAGGTGTACCCCCAGCTGGTTTAAAAAAGATTTTGTTGACCGCTTCCGGGGGAGCTTTTAGAGATTGGCCAGTGGAACAATTACCTACAGTTAAAGTTGCAGACGCTCTTAAACATCCTAACTGGTCTATGGGTAAAAAAATTACTGTGGATTCAGCAACTTTGATGAATAAGGGGTTGGAAGTTATTGAGGCCCATTATTTATTTGGTATGAACTACAATGACATCGAAATTGTTATTCATCCCCAAAGTATTATTCATTCTTTAATTGAGTTACAAGATACCTCTGTTTTAGCTCAGTTGGGTTGGCCAGATATGCGCCTACCTTTACTTTATGCTTTGTCTTGGCCAGAAAGAATTTACACCAATTGGCAAAGGCTGGATTTAGTCAAATGCGGAACTTTGACTTTTCGCGAACCAGACCATCACAAATACCCTTGTATGGGTTTAGCTTATTCCGCTGGTAGAGCAGGTGGATCTATGCCCGCTGTTTTAAATGCAGCTAATGAACAAGCTGTAGCACTATTTTTAGAAGAAAAAATTGGCTATTTGGATATTGCTCGCTGTATTGAATTGGTGTGCGATCGCCATCAGAACCAGTCTCATCCTTCTTTAGAGGATATCCTGGTAGCAGATAGGTGGGCTAGACAAGAAGTAATTAAAGCCACTGAAAATTTTAGTATACAACCACAATTTATTTCTGTCCGCTAA